From Actinopolymorpha cephalotaxi, one genomic window encodes:
- a CDS encoding GNAT family N-acetyltransferase, whose amino-acid sequence MPLSPDDVGHRVVVRRRLGVEHGRTVYGDVLGVLESWAGGRLAVRHRDGHLVEVAEDDVVAGKPVPDAPARRPRRGDPPESGADLALVAARGWPATVTERLGGWLLQAADGFTGRANSVVPAGDPGCGLDEALRRVAAFYAAAGLPPRIQVLVGTPLEDELLARGWRPRASGKRGFDTTDVRVAPVADVLSRTGPPAVEVTLAGEPDQAWLELYGRSGPAARKVLGGGDHVALARLTASAAGEAGEAGEAGDDLVGIGRGVVTGRWLGLSAVEVVPAYRRRGLARSVLAALGTWGRDLGATWAYLQVAADNTGALGLYDRLGFRLDHQYRYYGPAD is encoded by the coding sequence GTGCCACTGTCCCCTGACGACGTCGGCCACCGGGTCGTCGTCCGCCGCCGGCTCGGCGTCGAACACGGCCGCACGGTGTACGGCGACGTCCTGGGCGTCCTCGAGTCCTGGGCCGGCGGACGGCTGGCCGTGCGGCACCGGGACGGCCACCTCGTCGAGGTGGCCGAGGACGACGTGGTGGCGGGCAAGCCGGTTCCGGACGCGCCCGCGCGCCGGCCGCGGCGCGGCGACCCGCCCGAGAGCGGGGCGGACCTGGCGCTGGTCGCCGCGCGGGGCTGGCCCGCGACCGTGACCGAGCGGCTCGGCGGCTGGCTGCTGCAGGCGGCGGACGGCTTCACCGGCCGGGCCAACTCCGTCGTGCCCGCGGGCGACCCGGGCTGCGGTCTGGACGAGGCGCTTCGCCGGGTGGCCGCGTTCTACGCCGCCGCCGGTCTCCCGCCCCGCATCCAGGTGCTGGTGGGCACACCGCTGGAGGACGAGCTGCTCGCCCGGGGCTGGCGGCCGAGGGCCAGCGGCAAGCGCGGCTTCGACACCACCGACGTACGGGTCGCGCCGGTGGCCGACGTGCTCTCCCGTACCGGCCCGCCGGCGGTCGAGGTCACCCTGGCCGGCGAACCGGACCAGGCCTGGCTGGAGCTGTACGGGCGCTCGGGCCCGGCCGCCCGGAAGGTGCTCGGCGGTGGCGACCACGTAGCCCTGGCCCGGCTCACCGCGAGCGCGGCCGGGGAGGCCGGGGAGGCCGGGGAGGCCGGGGACGACCTGGTGGGGATCGGCCGCGGCGTCGTCACCGGCCGGTGGCTCGGGCTCAGCGCGGTGGAGGTCGTCCCGGCGTACCGCCGTCGCGGCCTGGCACGGTCCGTCCTGGCGGCTCTCGGCACCTGGGGCCGGGACCTGGGCGCGACCTGGGCGTACCTCCAGGTGGCCGCCGACAACACCGGCGCGCTGGGGTTGTACGACCGGCTCGGCTTCCGGCTGGACCACCAGTACCGCTACTACGGCCCGGCGGACTGA
- the mshB gene encoding N-acetyl-1-D-myo-inositol-2-amino-2-deoxy-alpha-D-glucopyranoside deacetylase, protein MADRRILLVHAHPDDETIGNGVTMAKYAAEGAQVTLVTCTRGEEGEVLVPELAHLAADRDDTLGDHREKEMAAAMAELGVTDHRWLGGAGRYRDSGMIGTPANERPDCFWRADLCEASDHLVAVIREVRPQVLATYDEFGGYGHPDHIQAHRVATYAHFLAGAPSYRPDLGEAWSIPKVYWGAMPESMMREGLRRLRDMGETAFEGMDPDGELPRTFVPDELISARIDGNHHVERKLAAMRAHATQIAVDGPFFALSNNLGNQVWGTECYRLVHGRPGPADPATGQENDLFAGVA, encoded by the coding sequence ATGGCAGACCGCAGAATCCTGCTCGTGCACGCGCATCCGGACGACGAGACCATCGGCAACGGTGTGACGATGGCGAAGTACGCCGCCGAGGGTGCGCAGGTCACCCTCGTCACCTGCACCAGGGGCGAGGAGGGGGAGGTGCTCGTCCCCGAGCTCGCCCACCTGGCCGCCGACCGCGACGACACCCTCGGTGACCACCGGGAGAAGGAAATGGCCGCGGCCATGGCCGAGCTCGGTGTCACCGACCACCGCTGGCTCGGCGGGGCCGGCCGCTACCGCGACTCCGGCATGATCGGGACCCCCGCCAACGAGCGGCCCGACTGCTTCTGGCGGGCCGACCTGTGCGAGGCGTCCGACCACCTGGTGGCGGTGATCCGCGAGGTTCGCCCGCAGGTGCTGGCCACCTACGACGAGTTCGGCGGGTACGGCCACCCCGACCACATCCAGGCCCACCGGGTGGCGACCTACGCGCACTTCCTGGCCGGGGCGCCGTCCTACCGTCCCGACCTCGGCGAGGCGTGGAGCATCCCGAAGGTCTACTGGGGGGCGATGCCGGAGTCGATGATGCGCGAGGGGCTGCGCCGGCTCCGCGACATGGGGGAGACGGCGTTCGAGGGTATGGACCCCGACGGCGAGCTGCCGCGGACGTTCGTCCCCGACGAGCTGATCTCGGCCCGCATCGACGGCAACCACCACGTCGAGCGCAAGCTGGCCGCGATGCGGGCGCACGCCACCCAGATCGCGGTCGACGGGCCGTTCTTCGCGCTGTCCAACAACCTCGGCAACCAGGTCTGGGGCACCGAGTGCTACCGCCTCGTACACGGCCGCCCGGGACCGGCCGATCCGGCGACCGGTCAGGAGAACGACCTGTTCGCCGGGGTGGCCTGA
- the fdxA gene encoding ferredoxin, protein MTYVIAQPCVDLKDRACVDECPVDCIYEGKRMLYIHPDECVDCGACEPVCPVEAIFYEDDVPDQWKDYYAANVDFFDDLGSPGGAAKTGVIEKDHPLVAALPPQSTEE, encoded by the coding sequence GTGACCTACGTCATCGCACAGCCGTGTGTGGACCTGAAGGACAGGGCGTGTGTGGACGAATGCCCCGTCGACTGCATCTACGAGGGCAAGCGCATGCTCTACATCCACCCGGACGAGTGTGTCGACTGCGGTGCGTGTGAGCCGGTCTGCCCGGTCGAGGCGATCTTCTACGAAGACGACGTGCCCGACCAGTGGAAGGACTACTACGCCGCCAACGTCGACTTCTTCGACGATCTCGGCTCGCCCGGCGGCGCCGCCAAGACCGGGGTGATCGAGAAGGATCACCCGCTCGTCGCGGCGCTGCCGCCGCAGAGCACCGAGGAGTGA
- the dapC gene encoding succinyldiaminopimelate transaminase, whose translation MRSPLPDFPWDRLIPDKERAAAHQDGIVDLSVGTPVDPTPEVVRAALCDAADAPGYPQTYGTPRLREAVVGYLERRFGLSGLDPDAVLPTVGSKEFVAWLPTMLGLGPGDVVVVPETAYPTYAVGAQIAGCTVVPADSTFALGPEQVKLVWLNSPSNPTGRILPATHLAKVVAWARERNVLVVSDECYAEFGWDEQPVSVLDPEVCGGSHANLLAVHSLSKRSNLAGYRAGFVTGDSACVQELLAVRKHAGMMVPAPVQAAMIAALSDDSHVDEQRARYAARREVLREAFTAAGFEVDHSEGSLYLWATRGESCMDTVRWCAELGILVTPGDFYGTAGVRHVRVAFTATDERVTAAASRLRGTRDRG comes from the coding sequence GTGCGAAGTCCGCTCCCGGACTTTCCCTGGGATCGACTGATTCCCGACAAAGAACGCGCCGCCGCACACCAGGACGGCATCGTCGACCTTTCCGTCGGCACCCCGGTCGATCCCACCCCGGAGGTCGTCCGCGCCGCCCTGTGCGACGCCGCCGACGCTCCGGGCTATCCGCAGACCTACGGCACACCCAGGCTCCGGGAGGCCGTGGTCGGCTACCTGGAACGCCGCTTCGGCCTGTCCGGCCTCGACCCGGACGCCGTGCTCCCCACGGTGGGCTCGAAGGAGTTCGTGGCCTGGCTGCCCACGATGCTCGGCCTGGGCCCCGGAGACGTGGTGGTGGTCCCGGAGACGGCCTACCCGACGTACGCCGTGGGTGCCCAGATCGCCGGTTGCACCGTCGTTCCGGCCGACTCGACGTTCGCGTTGGGGCCGGAGCAGGTCAAACTCGTGTGGCTCAACTCACCTTCCAACCCCACCGGGCGCATCCTGCCCGCCACCCACCTGGCCAAGGTGGTCGCCTGGGCGCGGGAGCGGAACGTGCTGGTCGTCTCCGACGAGTGCTACGCGGAGTTCGGCTGGGACGAGCAGCCGGTGTCGGTCCTCGACCCGGAGGTGTGCGGCGGCAGCCACGCCAACCTGCTGGCCGTCCACTCGCTGTCCAAGCGGTCCAACCTCGCCGGCTACCGCGCGGGCTTCGTCACCGGCGATTCGGCTTGTGTGCAAGAGCTTCTGGCCGTTCGCAAGCATGCCGGGATGATGGTGCCGGCCCCGGTCCAGGCGGCGATGATCGCGGCCCTGTCCGACGACTCCCACGTCGACGAGCAGCGGGCGAGGTACGCCGCCAGGCGCGAGGTCCTGCGGGAGGCGTTCACCGCCGCGGGGTTCGAGGTCGACCACTCCGAGGGGTCGTTGTACCTCTGGGCCACGCGTGGGGAGTCCTGCATGGACACCGTACGGTGGTGTGCGGAACTGGGCATTCTGGTCACCCCCGGTGATTTCTACGGAACGGCGGGTGTCCGGCATGTCCGGGTAGCGTTCACCGCGACTGACGAGAGGGTCACCGCCGCGGCGAGCCGTCTGCGGGGCACGCGCGATCGCGGGTGA
- a CDS encoding VanW family protein: MREPGEPGQPTPEPTPEPTQYPSAEPGPAPDEESAPSRGRVIVLAAVGVLAVLLGGYAILAITLGGSVPRGTSVSGVDVSGLTRDQAGQRLRDRLLPRAEKPFRVAVRDRTYTLTPAQAGLVLDVPATVDAVYVPRSLNPVEISKALGGGGDVAPVLTVDHARLDAAVGRLAKEVRKAGSPGGITFTGGTAKAAEPVIGYRLDTAGSADRIEQEFLRTDAPIDLPVTEQKPKVGRAEVRRAMREFATPAMSGSVTVKINDRSFDVSSAEVGSALTMVPGQSGRLTPRLDAAAFERAVADRLKVMEIQPKDASVRIFAGRPTVVPATQGQTVPPAGLARAVLAALPKSGAERVATVRTQATDAKFTTKDAQNLGVKQVVGEFTTYYPHAAYRNTNIGRAGQLINNRLIKPGETFSLNGILGERTEANGFAKGFVIVGGRLREELGGGVSQVATTTYNAAFFAGMEDVEHRPHAFYIDRYPVGREATVYWGYLDLKWRNNTPYGVLVQSVNKQSSPGKKGSISVRLWSTKYWTVKGQTSARHNFREPKIIFDEKKGCVPQDGVRGFDVDVVRRLYRGSTLERTETDHVRYSPEDRVTCGPNPNPTPTPTPTPKPKPPAATTPKPPKPPAAGN; the protein is encoded by the coding sequence GTGCGAGAACCGGGCGAACCCGGTCAGCCGACGCCTGAGCCGACCCCCGAGCCGACCCAGTACCCGTCGGCAGAGCCCGGCCCGGCGCCCGACGAGGAGTCCGCGCCCAGCCGCGGGCGCGTCATCGTCCTGGCGGCGGTAGGCGTCCTCGCCGTGCTCCTGGGCGGCTACGCCATCCTCGCGATCACCCTCGGGGGCAGCGTCCCGCGCGGCACCTCCGTGAGCGGGGTCGACGTCAGCGGGCTCACCCGCGACCAGGCCGGCCAGCGCTTGCGCGACCGTCTGCTGCCGAGGGCGGAGAAGCCCTTCCGGGTCGCCGTGCGGGACAGGACCTACACCCTCACTCCCGCCCAGGCCGGGCTCGTCCTCGACGTGCCCGCGACGGTGGACGCCGTCTACGTACCCCGCTCCCTCAACCCCGTCGAGATCTCCAAGGCGCTCGGGGGTGGCGGCGACGTCGCGCCCGTGCTCACCGTCGACCACGCCAGGCTGGACGCCGCGGTCGGCAGGCTCGCCAAGGAGGTCCGCAAGGCCGGGAGCCCGGGCGGCATCACGTTCACCGGCGGCACCGCCAAGGCCGCCGAGCCGGTGATCGGATACCGGCTGGACACCGCCGGGTCGGCCGACCGCATCGAGCAGGAGTTCCTGCGTACGGACGCGCCGATCGACCTGCCCGTCACCGAGCAGAAGCCGAAGGTCGGCCGGGCGGAGGTACGCCGGGCCATGCGGGAGTTCGCCACTCCCGCGATGTCCGGGTCGGTGACGGTGAAGATCAACGACAGGTCGTTCGACGTGTCGTCGGCCGAGGTGGGCTCCGCGCTGACGATGGTGCCCGGCCAGTCCGGCCGGCTGACCCCCAGGCTCGACGCGGCGGCGTTCGAACGCGCGGTCGCCGACCGGCTGAAGGTCATGGAGATCCAGCCGAAGGACGCGTCGGTGCGGATCTTCGCCGGCCGGCCGACCGTCGTGCCCGCCACCCAGGGCCAGACCGTCCCGCCGGCAGGCCTCGCGCGCGCCGTGCTGGCCGCGCTGCCGAAGTCCGGGGCGGAGCGGGTCGCGACCGTCCGGACCCAGGCGACCGACGCGAAGTTCACCACCAAGGATGCGCAGAACCTCGGGGTGAAGCAGGTCGTCGGCGAGTTCACGACCTACTACCCCCACGCCGCCTACCGCAACACCAACATCGGCAGGGCCGGTCAGCTGATCAACAACCGGCTGATCAAGCCCGGTGAGACCTTCAGCCTGAACGGCATCCTCGGTGAGCGCACCGAGGCCAACGGCTTCGCCAAGGGGTTCGTGATCGTGGGCGGCCGGCTGCGTGAGGAACTCGGCGGCGGTGTCTCGCAGGTGGCCACCACGACGTACAACGCCGCCTTCTTCGCCGGGATGGAGGACGTCGAGCACCGTCCGCACGCCTTCTACATCGATCGCTACCCCGTCGGCCGGGAGGCCACCGTCTACTGGGGCTACCTCGACCTGAAGTGGCGCAACAACACCCCGTACGGCGTCCTCGTCCAGTCGGTCAACAAGCAGAGCTCGCCCGGAAAGAAGGGCAGCATCAGCGTCCGGCTGTGGAGTACGAAGTACTGGACGGTCAAGGGGCAGACCTCGGCCCGGCACAACTTCCGGGAGCCGAAGATCATCTTCGACGAGAAGAAGGGCTGCGTTCCCCAGGACGGCGTGCGCGGGTTCGACGTCGACGTCGTCCGCCGGCTCTACCGCGGCAGCACGCTGGAGAGGACCGAGACCGACCACGTGCGGTACAGCCCCGAGGACCGGGTCACCTGCGGGCCCAACCCGAACCCGACGCCGACTCCGACTCCGACGCCGAAGCCCAAGCCTCCGGCCGCGACGACACCGAAGCCCCCGAAGCCGCCGGCCGCGGGGAACTGA
- a CDS encoding prolyl oligopeptidase family serine peptidase — MTTPQPRPAESAGATSAPTYPRLNARTLRFTLGAPRTFSIAPDGSRIVFLRAPSGTDRGIELWSYDVDSGTEHRVADPATLLTDGREDLSPAERARRERSREGAAGIVGYACDRDVRHAAFALSSRLWLADLDSGQVRELPSVAPVVDPRPDPTGRYVAYASNAGLRLVDTQASPGSGDGTPEERVLVGPEPGETTVSWGVAEFVAAEEMDRVRGYWWAPDGTSLLVERYDEAPVPQWHIANPAQPDQPPVPVRYPAAGTGNADVSLWLVDLAGERREVRWDSAAYPYLVDVSWTSYGPPLLRVLSRDQKSARVLTVDLASGATAAIREDSDPAWVEIVSGTPRWLPDGRLLTTVDTGQTRQLAFDGEPVTPVGLQVGAVLDVDDDGVLVSATTEPTEQHVLRVGLDGTVTPLTREPGVHLGRASGGTVLLVSQSLDHDGSVVRVLRGGAEAGRIESRQEKPPFTPDVTLLRLGPRELRTAVLFPRDHTPGSRRLPLLLDPYGGPHALRVRSARAAFLASQWLADQGFCVVVADGRGTPNRGPAWEREVLNDFGSTLDDQVEVVQEIARRYPDDVDPGRVAMRGWSYGGYLSALAVIARPDVFHAGVAGAPVTDWRLYDTCYTERYLGHPDEQPDVYARNSLLDAAAGLERPLLLIHGLADDNVVAAHTLRLSSALLAAGRRHTVLPLTGVTHMTPQEVVAENLLLLELDFLREALG, encoded by the coding sequence GTGACCACACCGCAGCCGCGACCCGCCGAGTCCGCGGGCGCCACCTCCGCCCCGACCTATCCCCGGCTGAACGCCCGGACCCTCCGGTTCACCCTGGGCGCGCCGCGTACGTTCAGCATCGCGCCGGACGGAAGCCGGATCGTGTTCCTGCGCGCACCCTCGGGCACCGACCGGGGCATCGAGCTGTGGTCGTACGACGTCGACTCCGGCACCGAGCACCGGGTCGCGGACCCCGCGACGCTGCTCACCGACGGCCGGGAGGACCTCTCCCCCGCCGAACGCGCCCGCCGCGAGCGCTCCCGGGAGGGTGCCGCGGGCATCGTCGGGTACGCCTGCGACCGGGACGTCAGGCACGCCGCGTTCGCGTTGTCGTCCCGGCTGTGGCTGGCCGACCTCGACAGCGGGCAGGTCCGCGAGCTTCCGTCGGTGGCGCCGGTGGTCGACCCGCGCCCGGACCCGACCGGACGCTACGTCGCGTACGCCTCCAACGCCGGCCTGCGGCTGGTGGACACCCAGGCGTCCCCGGGCTCCGGTGACGGCACGCCGGAGGAGCGCGTGCTGGTGGGACCCGAGCCGGGTGAGACCACCGTCTCCTGGGGCGTGGCGGAGTTCGTCGCCGCGGAGGAGATGGACCGGGTACGCGGCTACTGGTGGGCGCCCGACGGCACGTCCCTGCTGGTCGAGCGCTACGACGAGGCGCCGGTCCCGCAGTGGCACATCGCGAACCCCGCCCAGCCGGACCAGCCGCCGGTCCCGGTGCGCTACCCCGCCGCCGGCACCGGCAACGCCGACGTCTCGCTGTGGCTGGTCGACCTCGCCGGTGAGCGCCGCGAGGTCCGCTGGGACTCCGCCGCGTACCCCTACCTCGTCGACGTGAGCTGGACGTCGTACGGCCCGCCGCTGCTGCGCGTGCTCAGCCGCGACCAGAAGTCCGCGCGGGTGCTGACCGTCGACCTGGCGTCCGGCGCGACCGCCGCGATCCGCGAGGACAGCGACCCGGCGTGGGTGGAGATCGTCTCCGGTACGCCGCGCTGGCTGCCCGACGGCCGCCTGCTCACCACGGTGGACACCGGGCAGACCCGTCAGCTCGCGTTCGACGGCGAGCCGGTGACGCCGGTCGGCCTGCAGGTGGGTGCCGTCCTCGACGTCGACGACGACGGCGTGCTGGTCTCGGCCACCACCGAACCCACCGAGCAGCACGTGCTGCGGGTCGGGCTCGACGGCACGGTCACGCCGCTGACCCGCGAGCCGGGCGTGCACCTGGGCCGGGCGTCCGGTGGCACGGTGCTGCTGGTGTCGCAGTCGCTGGACCACGACGGGTCGGTCGTCCGGGTGCTGCGCGGCGGCGCCGAGGCCGGGCGGATCGAGTCCCGGCAGGAGAAGCCGCCGTTCACACCCGACGTCACCCTGTTGCGCCTAGGGCCGCGCGAGCTGCGGACCGCCGTCCTCTTCCCCCGCGACCACACGCCCGGCTCCCGGCGGCTGCCGCTGCTGCTGGACCCGTACGGCGGACCGCACGCGCTGCGGGTCCGCTCGGCCCGGGCGGCGTTCCTCGCCAGCCAGTGGCTCGCCGACCAGGGGTTCTGCGTCGTCGTCGCGGACGGGCGCGGCACCCCCAACCGCGGGCCGGCCTGGGAGCGGGAGGTGCTGAACGACTTCGGGAGCACGCTCGACGACCAGGTGGAGGTGGTCCAGGAGATCGCCCGGCGCTACCCCGACGACGTCGACCCGGGCCGGGTGGCGATGCGCGGCTGGTCCTACGGCGGCTACCTGTCCGCGCTCGCGGTGATCGCCCGGCCGGACGTCTTCCACGCCGGCGTCGCGGGCGCGCCGGTCACCGACTGGCGGCTGTACGACACCTGCTACACCGAGCGCTACCTCGGCCACCCCGACGAGCAGCCCGACGTCTACGCCCGCAACAGCCTGCTCGACGCGGCCGCCGGGCTGGAGCGGCCGCTGCTGCTCATCCACGGCCTGGCCGACGACAACGTCGTGGCCGCGCACACGCTGCGGCTGTCGTCCGCGCTGCTCGCGGCGGGCCGGCGGCACACGGTGCTGCCGCTGACCGGGGTCACCCACATGACGCCGCAGGAGGTCGTCGCGGAGAACCTCCTGCTGCTGGAGCTGGACTTCCTGCGCGAGGCGCTCGGCTGA
- a CDS encoding citrate synthase produces MTDKQFTLKHANGEIELPVVAASEGASGVDISALLKQTGHVTLDPGYVNTGACTSAITYIDGDAGILRYRGYSIAELAEKSNFLEVSYLLIYGELPTQAQYDEFAQQVRRHTLLDEDLKRFFDGFPRDAHPMPVLSSAVSALSTFYQDNLDPADAESVEISTVRLLAKLPTIAAYAYKKTVGQPNLYPDNSLGYIENFLRMTFGLPAEPYEVDPAVAEALDLLFILHADHEQNCSTSTVRLVGSSQANLFASVSSGIHALSGPRHGGANSAVLSMLEQIVAEGGDVANFVERVKSREKGVRLMGFGHRVYKNYDPRAAIVKKTADDVLDRLGKSDQLLDIAKQLEEVALNDDYFVERKLYPNVDFYTGLIYRAMGFPTQMFTVLFALGRLPGWIAQWREMVVDPANKIGRPRQVYTGERERSFLGMEQR; encoded by the coding sequence GTGACCGACAAACAATTCACGCTGAAGCACGCGAACGGTGAGATCGAACTCCCGGTCGTGGCCGCGAGCGAAGGTGCTTCGGGCGTGGACATCTCGGCGCTGCTGAAGCAGACCGGGCATGTCACTCTCGACCCGGGTTATGTGAACACCGGCGCCTGCACCTCGGCCATCACCTACATCGACGGCGACGCCGGGATTCTGCGGTACCGCGGCTATTCCATCGCCGAGCTCGCCGAGAAGAGCAACTTCCTGGAGGTGTCGTACCTCCTCATCTACGGCGAACTCCCCACGCAGGCGCAGTACGACGAGTTCGCCCAGCAGGTCCGCCGGCACACCCTGCTGGACGAGGACCTCAAGCGGTTCTTCGACGGCTTCCCCCGCGACGCGCACCCGATGCCGGTCCTGTCCTCGGCCGTGAGCGCGCTGTCGACCTTCTACCAGGACAACCTCGACCCGGCGGACGCCGAGTCGGTGGAGATCTCCACGGTCCGCCTGCTGGCCAAGCTGCCGACGATCGCGGCGTACGCCTACAAGAAGACCGTCGGGCAGCCCAACCTGTACCCCGACAACTCCCTCGGCTACATCGAGAACTTCCTCCGGATGACCTTCGGGCTGCCGGCCGAGCCGTACGAGGTCGACCCCGCCGTGGCGGAGGCCCTCGACCTGCTGTTCATCCTGCACGCCGACCACGAGCAGAACTGCTCCACCTCGACCGTGCGGCTGGTGGGTTCCAGCCAGGCCAACCTGTTCGCCTCGGTCTCCTCCGGCATCCACGCGCTGTCCGGCCCGCGGCACGGCGGCGCCAACTCCGCCGTCCTGTCGATGCTGGAGCAGATCGTCGCCGAGGGCGGCGACGTCGCCAACTTCGTGGAGCGGGTGAAGAGCCGGGAGAAGGGCGTCCGGCTGATGGGCTTCGGGCACCGGGTCTACAAGAACTACGACCCGCGCGCGGCGATCGTGAAGAAGACCGCCGACGACGTGCTCGACCGGCTCGGGAAGTCCGACCAGCTGCTGGACATCGCCAAGCAGCTGGAGGAGGTCGCGCTCAACGACGACTACTTCGTCGAGCGCAAGCTCTACCCGAACGTCGACTTCTACACCGGCCTGATCTACCGCGCCATGGGCTTCCCCACCCAGATGTTCACGGTGCTGTTCGCCCTCGGCCGGCTGCCCGGCTGGATCGCGCAGTGGCGGGAGATGGTCGTCGACCCGGCGAACAAGATCGGCCGGCCGCGGCAGGTCTACACCGGTGAGCGGGAGCGGTCCTTCCTCGGGATGGAGCAGCGGTAG
- a CDS encoding flavin reductase family protein, which yields MTADHRPVDHDRPESGAAHDRLAPVGEADYRSAMARFASGVTIVTTCLDGVDHAMTASAFTSVSLSPPLVLVCVEKIARFHPAVLSAGTWAVSVLTDDAHQVATRLARRGRPLHGQLDGIPVHRGRTGAALLSAAAARLECRTVAVHDGGDHSIVVGEVVGTDVPADPAPALVYYAGGYHAVGARADPELQV from the coding sequence GTGACCGCTGACCACCGGCCCGTCGACCACGACCGGCCCGAGTCCGGCGCCGCTCACGACCGGCTCGCGCCCGTGGGCGAGGCGGACTACCGCTCCGCGATGGCCCGGTTCGCCAGCGGCGTGACGATCGTCACCACCTGCCTGGACGGGGTGGACCACGCGATGACCGCCAGCGCGTTCACCTCCGTCTCGCTCTCCCCGCCACTGGTGCTGGTCTGTGTGGAGAAGATCGCGAGGTTCCACCCGGCCGTACTCTCCGCCGGCACCTGGGCCGTGTCCGTGCTGACCGACGACGCCCACCAGGTGGCCACCCGGCTGGCCCGCCGCGGACGTCCGCTGCACGGCCAACTCGACGGCATCCCGGTGCACCGCGGGCGCACCGGGGCGGCTCTGCTGTCGGCCGCCGCGGCCCGGCTGGAGTGCCGCACCGTCGCCGTCCACGACGGCGGTGACCACTCGATCGTGGTCGGCGAGGTCGTCGGCACCGACGTTCCGGCCGATCCGGCACCGGCGCTCGTCTACTACGCCGGTGGCTACCACGCCGTCGGAGCCCGGGCCGACCCTGAGCTCCAGGTCTAG
- a CDS encoding PrsW family intramembrane metalloprotease, with product MSDVTGQAPRQAGPDEPSGTDEPAGTTDTTAPTATAPTAPSATAPTAPTAPTAMPALPGRPPGQRRGLMSYAWGRFLLAGLALWLVAALVTLSGGDTPMLPVVVLLGAFLGPLAYARWVHERRPVPDLDLSLLVRAYLVSGVLGLLCASLLAGYFRAPSTFAYVGVALGEEIVKALVLLYLARALPTRTMRSGLVLGAVVGFGFGACETAGYGLQALLNVSGLSLRTVVETELLRGPIGPVGQALWTALLGGTIFAATRGGRLRPTTGILFTLLGVGLLHALWDSLRSVAIVFTLLITGTAWEPRLLSLGVIPRPTAIQIQLYAVTCAVGFVLLVALGVLWLGILRRRPAGPAPVTVTPDQALRAGGPSTPTTTQAPVPPSPEERTPDRTDA from the coding sequence ATGAGCGACGTCACCGGGCAGGCCCCGCGCCAGGCCGGGCCGGACGAGCCATCCGGTACCGACGAGCCCGCCGGCACCACCGACACCACCGCGCCCACCGCGACCGCGCCCACAGCGCCCAGCGCGACCGCGCCCACCGCACCCACAGCGCCCACAGCGATGCCCGCACTGCCCGGCCGGCCCCCGGGCCAGCGCCGCGGGCTGATGTCGTACGCCTGGGGTCGGTTCCTGCTGGCCGGGCTGGCCCTGTGGCTGGTCGCCGCCCTGGTCACCCTGTCCGGCGGGGACACGCCGATGCTGCCCGTCGTGGTTCTGCTGGGCGCGTTCCTCGGGCCGCTCGCCTACGCCCGATGGGTGCACGAACGCCGGCCCGTGCCGGATCTCGACCTCTCGCTGCTGGTCCGGGCGTACCTCGTCAGCGGGGTGCTCGGCCTGCTCTGCGCGTCGCTGCTGGCCGGGTACTTCCGGGCGCCGAGCACCTTCGCGTACGTCGGGGTGGCGCTCGGCGAGGAGATCGTCAAGGCCCTGGTGCTGCTGTACCTCGCCCGTGCACTGCCCACGCGAACGATGAGGTCGGGCCTGGTGCTCGGCGCCGTCGTGGGGTTCGGCTTCGGCGCCTGCGAGACGGCCGGCTACGGCCTGCAGGCGCTGCTGAACGTGAGCGGGCTCTCCCTGCGGACCGTGGTGGAGACCGAACTGCTCCGCGGCCCGATCGGTCCCGTCGGCCAGGCGCTGTGGACCGCCCTGCTGGGTGGGACGATCTTCGCCGCCACCCGCGGTGGTCGGCTGCGGCCGACCACCGGCATCCTCTTCACGCTGCTCGGCGTGGGCCTGCTGCACGCGCTGTGGGACTCCCTGCGGAGCGTGGCGATCGTCTTCACCCTGCTCATCACCGGGACGGCCTGGGAGCCGCGGTTGCTGTCGCTGGGCGTCATCCCCCGGCCGACGGCGATTCAGATCCAGCTGTACGCCGTGACCTGCGCGGTCGGGTTCGTCCTGCTCGTGGCGCTCGGCGTGCTCTGGCTGGGCATCCTGCGCCGCCGCCCCGCCGGACCCGCGCCGGTGACCGTGACCCCGGACCAGGCCCTCCGTGCGGGCGGTCCGAGCACCCCCACGACCACGCAGGCGCCGGTCCCGCCGTCGCCCGAGGAACGGACTCCGGACCGGACCGACGCCTGA